Proteins found in one Desulfobulbaceae bacterium genomic segment:
- a CDS encoding DEAD/DEAH box helicase family protein, giving the protein MTLKRFSSRLERLDKAFLAKSLDGATKYLRIAGYFRSSIFELVGEQISKIPEVKILCNSELDHADFAVATGRETALKERWNENDVEAQALLQKDRYQKLDALLKSGNVEIRVVPKERLFLHGKAGSIHYPDGRRVSFIGSVNESKSAFSSNYELVWQDDEPESADWVESEFWALWEDGIPLPKTIIDEISRVANRREISISALKPLDIPAAAMAEAPIYRGGEQLQPWQRSFVTLFLKHRELYGKARLLLADEVGVGKTLSMATSALVSALLDDGPILILTPSTLTIQWQVELNDKLGIPSAVWSSGQKVWLGVEGHPLSPKGHPESIKSCPYQIAIVSTGLVMHQRDGDFFIKEAGYLVNPRKKYGTIIVDEAHKARVKGGLGKDSATPNNLLTFIEMIGKKTKHMILGTATPIQTKVRELWDLLTALNSGCGFILGDTDSPWRNWEVSVPLVTGKADVHELSKAWEYLRHALPPEGEHGITDQIRADLNIPSKDFFSCLNFQDLDDYYMIREMHLPECLGSKFFRDNNPVIRHVVLRKRTQLEDMGLLERVAVEVHPLAPKNHLYNARFVDLGLLTNPPFEAAYQAAEDFCSLLRQRTKSAGFMKSLMLQRICSSFESGRKTAEQMLKHAMGVDPDSEEDTDQADHILAEMTPAEIECLEQIITQLSRPTAKDPKLDTITFFLKEFRTDGKTWLEHGCIVFSQYYDTASWVARRLAEVFPDQVIAVYAGAGKSGLFKGNQFAHVERESIKKAVKNREIKLLIATDAACEGLNLQTLGTLINIDLPWNPSRLEQRLGRIKRFGQSRRSVDMLNLVYHETQDQKIYRTLSSRLKDTFDIFGSLPDTIEDEWIESEELLKERIDQYIHEREDAENAFTVKYRDTVSPDANKWEKCSEVLSRRDIDEIMRKGW; this is encoded by the coding sequence ATGACCCTCAAACGCTTCTCCAGCAGACTCGAACGACTCGACAAGGCATTTCTAGCCAAGTCTCTGGATGGAGCAACAAAGTATCTTCGAATTGCCGGCTATTTCCGTAGTTCTATTTTTGAACTGGTGGGAGAACAAATATCCAAAATCCCGGAAGTAAAAATTCTCTGCAATTCAGAACTGGATCATGCAGATTTTGCTGTAGCCACAGGACGAGAGACAGCACTCAAAGAACGCTGGAATGAAAACGATGTGGAAGCCCAAGCCTTATTGCAAAAGGACAGATACCAGAAACTGGATGCACTCCTGAAATCAGGCAATGTGGAAATACGCGTAGTTCCCAAAGAAAGGCTCTTTCTGCATGGCAAAGCTGGTAGTATTCATTACCCCGATGGACGACGAGTCTCATTTATCGGCTCGGTTAATGAATCTAAAAGTGCTTTTTCTAGCAATTATGAACTCGTATGGCAGGATGATGAACCAGAAAGTGCCGACTGGGTAGAAAGTGAATTTTGGGCTCTCTGGGAAGATGGTATTCCCCTACCGAAAACCATTATCGATGAGATTTCCCGTGTAGCCAACAGAAGGGAAATAAGCATCAGTGCACTAAAACCACTGGATATTCCCGCCGCGGCAATGGCTGAAGCTCCAATCTATCGTGGCGGGGAGCAGTTACAACCATGGCAGAGATCTTTTGTTACCCTTTTTCTAAAACACAGAGAGCTCTACGGTAAGGCTCGTCTCCTACTTGCCGATGAGGTCGGTGTTGGAAAGACCCTATCCATGGCAACCAGCGCACTCGTTTCTGCTTTGCTGGATGATGGCCCGATACTGATTCTGACTCCTTCGACACTGACAATTCAGTGGCAGGTAGAGCTAAATGATAAATTGGGTATTCCCAGTGCCGTATGGTCTTCTGGGCAAAAAGTTTGGTTGGGAGTAGAAGGTCACCCTCTTTCTCCCAAGGGGCATCCAGAAAGCATAAAGAGTTGCCCCTACCAAATAGCCATCGTTTCAACAGGGCTAGTCATGCACCAAAGGGATGGAGACTTCTTTATTAAGGAAGCGGGCTACCTTGTGAATCCTCGTAAAAAATATGGCACCATCATCGTTGATGAAGCACATAAAGCCAGAGTGAAAGGTGGCCTCGGCAAAGATTCTGCCACCCCAAATAATCTGCTGACATTTATTGAAATGATTGGCAAAAAAACCAAACATATGATTCTTGGCACTGCCACACCAATCCAAACCAAAGTTCGTGAACTTTGGGATCTTTTAACAGCATTAAATTCTGGCTGTGGATTCATATTGGGTGATACAGATTCACCATGGCGTAACTGGGAAGTTTCTGTTCCTCTGGTTACTGGAAAAGCGGATGTACATGAACTCTCCAAAGCCTGGGAGTACCTACGACACGCATTACCACCAGAAGGAGAACATGGAATTACAGACCAAATTCGTGCTGATCTAAATATCCCATCGAAAGATTTTTTTTCCTGTCTAAATTTCCAGGACTTGGATGATTACTATATGATTAGGGAGATGCACCTTCCTGAATGTCTTGGTTCTAAATTCTTCCGTGATAATAATCCCGTCATCAGGCATGTGGTACTGAGAAAAAGGACTCAGTTGGAAGATATGGGCTTACTGGAAAGAGTGGCTGTTGAAGTCCACCCTTTAGCTCCTAAAAACCATTTATACAACGCACGCTTTGTCGACTTAGGCTTGTTAACAAACCCACCTTTTGAAGCAGCCTATCAAGCCGCAGAAGACTTTTGTAGCCTTCTAAGACAACGAACAAAATCTGCAGGATTTATGAAAAGCCTCATGCTCCAGCGTATTTGCTCAAGCTTTGAGTCAGGACGAAAGACTGCCGAACAAATGTTAAAACATGCCATGGGTGTAGACCCAGACAGTGAAGAGGATACTGACCAAGCAGACCATATCTTGGCCGAAATGACGCCTGCAGAAATTGAATGCTTGGAACAAATCATTACACAGCTTTCAAGACCCACAGCAAAAGACCCAAAGCTGGATACGATTACCTTCTTTCTAAAAGAATTCAGGACCGATGGCAAAACTTGGCTAGAGCATGGCTGCATTGTTTTTAGCCAGTACTATGACACAGCATCTTGGGTTGCCAGACGCCTTGCTGAAGTATTCCCCGATCAGGTCATTGCCGTTTATGCCGGTGCTGGAAAGTCAGGGCTCTTCAAAGGCAATCAATTTGCCCATGTCGAGCGTGAATCAATTAAGAAGGCAGTGAAGAACCGAGAGATCAAACTTCTAATAGCTACGGATGCTGCCTGTGAAGGTTTGAATCTCCAAACTTTAGGAACTTTGATTAACATAGACCTCCCTTGGAACCCATCCAGGCTTGAACAGCGTCTTGGTAGAATTAAGCGTTTCGGCCAATCACGCCGGAGCGTAGACATGCTTAACCTTGTCTATCATGAAACACAGGACCAGAAAATTTACCGTACTCTCTCATCAAGGTTAAAAGATACCTTTGATATTTTTGGTTCACTCCCTGATACCATTGAAGATGAATGGATT